A genomic region of Mitsuaria sp. 7 contains the following coding sequences:
- a CDS encoding alpha/beta fold hydrolase, with translation MFPASTRRLSVETEPGVRIHARVCGEGPPLLLIHGHPQTLVIWHRVLPALAARFTVVMPDLRGYGDSSKPAGDEGHGNYSKRRMAQDLIAVMAALGHARFRVLAHDRGARVAHRMAADHPAAVERLALLDIAPTLAMYEQTTEAFARAYWHWFFLIQPAPMPERLIEADPAAYALDVMGRRHAGLSAFDPRAFAEYQRALALPGTAHGMCEDYRAAAGIDLEHDRADRDAGAKLAMPLRVYWGAQGVVAKCFEPLKEWRRVAADVDGGPLPCGHYIPEEAPDALLAAVMPFLTEGL, from the coding sequence ATGTTCCCCGCATCGACGCGACGGCTGTCGGTCGAGACCGAGCCCGGCGTGCGAATCCATGCGCGCGTGTGCGGCGAAGGCCCGCCGCTGCTGCTGATCCACGGTCATCCGCAGACGCTGGTCATCTGGCATCGCGTGCTGCCGGCGCTGGCGGCGCGCTTCACCGTGGTGATGCCGGACCTGCGCGGCTACGGTGATTCGTCCAAGCCTGCGGGCGATGAGGGCCACGGCAACTACAGCAAGCGCCGCATGGCGCAGGACCTGATCGCGGTGATGGCCGCGCTGGGCCATGCGCGCTTCCGCGTGCTCGCGCACGACCGGGGAGCGCGCGTCGCGCACCGCATGGCGGCGGATCATCCGGCGGCGGTCGAGCGTCTCGCGCTGCTGGACATCGCGCCGACGCTCGCGATGTACGAGCAAACGACCGAAGCCTTCGCGCGGGCGTACTGGCACTGGTTCTTCCTGATCCAGCCGGCGCCGATGCCGGAGCGGCTCATCGAGGCCGACCCGGCGGCCTACGCGCTGGATGTGATGGGTAGGCGGCACGCGGGCCTGTCGGCCTTCGATCCGCGAGCGTTCGCCGAGTACCAGCGCGCGCTGGCACTACCTGGCACCGCGCACGGCATGTGCGAGGACTACCGCGCCGCGGCAGGCATCGACCTCGAACACGACCGCGCGGACCGCGACGCCGGCGCGAAGCTCGCGATGCCGCTGCGCGTGTACTGGGGTGCGCAAGGCGTGGTGGCGAAATGCTTCGAGCCGCTGAAGGAATGGCGACGCGTCGCGGCGGACGTCGACGGCGGTCCGCTGCCCTGCGGCCACTACATCCCGGAGGAAGCGCCGGACGCGCTGCTCGCTGCGGTGATGCCGTTCCTCACCGAAGGGCTTTGA
- a CDS encoding ABC-three component system protein, with translation MQLGSQIPDEQRQWWRIALELRLRQCHGDSFQDLFSVVMGHLHGDDFVRVRAFGKLGDKGCDGYLLSTGQLFQCYGALNGETKNVAKLVKKIKSDFATAKVKLAGITKEWHMVLNLVDGIPVEALEALEELKISNPNIKIGYIGKEGFEERIFELSSERVASLLGPAATPADVKNLDVAALRKLVDDLSLSSAPPLEEIDLNLVPVGKLSHNALPTHWQMFVRSGWANAPIVASYFSRHPDPLKGEQVGALLNEKYRALKAQNLTPGTIMTALLETVTGVGSAPPPRLVAAQALLTHFFESCDIFERLPVASPT, from the coding sequence ATGCAACTCGGCTCCCAGATTCCGGATGAGCAGCGCCAATGGTGGCGCATTGCTCTCGAGCTAAGGCTTCGTCAGTGCCATGGCGATTCATTTCAGGACCTCTTCTCGGTCGTCATGGGGCATCTTCACGGCGACGACTTTGTTCGCGTACGAGCTTTCGGCAAGCTCGGCGACAAGGGCTGTGATGGCTACCTTCTATCGACGGGCCAGCTCTTTCAGTGCTATGGCGCATTGAACGGCGAGACGAAGAACGTCGCAAAGCTCGTCAAGAAGATCAAGAGCGACTTCGCAACTGCAAAGGTGAAGCTCGCCGGCATCACGAAGGAATGGCACATGGTGCTGAACCTCGTCGATGGAATTCCAGTAGAAGCGCTCGAGGCTTTGGAAGAACTGAAGATTTCGAACCCAAACATCAAGATCGGCTACATCGGCAAGGAAGGGTTTGAGGAACGCATCTTTGAATTGAGCAGCGAGCGCGTTGCCTCGTTGCTTGGTCCCGCAGCGACCCCTGCCGACGTGAAGAACCTCGACGTCGCAGCACTCCGGAAGTTGGTAGACGATCTGTCGCTTTCGTCTGCGCCCCCGCTCGAAGAAATTGATCTGAATCTCGTGCCAGTAGGCAAGCTGTCGCACAACGCTCTGCCTACACATTGGCAAATGTTTGTGCGAAGCGGCTGGGCAAATGCACCCATCGTCGCTTCGTACTTTTCCCGCCACCCAGACCCATTGAAGGGAGAGCAGGTCGGCGCCCTGCTCAACGAAAAATATCGTGCTTTGAAGGCGCAGAACCTGACGCCCGGCACCATCATGACTGCGCTGCTGGAGACGGTCACCGGCGTTGGCAGTGCTCCACCTCCAAGGTTGGTCGCGGCACAAGCGTTGCTGACACACTTCTTCGAGAGCTGCGATATCTTCGAACGCCTGCCGGTTGCGAGCCCAACATGA
- a CDS encoding ABC-three component system middle component 6: MILPTKHLPQDRALLGVGAEILGQLKEPRSVSELWEAVREARGRNPNSAPLSFDWFVLALNLLYAIAAVDHSHGILRREGSE; the protein is encoded by the coding sequence ATGATCCTGCCAACTAAGCACTTGCCACAAGATCGTGCCCTGCTCGGTGTAGGCGCCGAGATACTTGGACAGTTGAAGGAACCACGCTCGGTGTCAGAACTTTGGGAAGCGGTGCGCGAGGCTCGCGGCAGAAACCCCAACTCCGCCCCCCTCTCATTCGACTGGTTCGTGCTGGCGCTCAATCTTCTGTATGCCATCGCCGCCGTCGACCACAGCCACGGCATCCTTCGACGGGAGGGATCAGAATGA